In one window of Opitutus sp. GAS368 DNA:
- a CDS encoding DUF2934 domain-containing protein, translated as MKKTHHDGPVAPSSNSRSFIHETIAARAYEMWDHSGRPDHQADAFWLAAECEQVTGKQRRPKSEN; from the coding sequence ATGAAAAAGACCCACCATGACGGCCCCGTCGCGCCCTCGTCCAATTCCCGCAGCTTCATCCATGAAACGATCGCCGCCCGGGCCTACGAAATGTGGGACCACAGCGGCCGGCCCGACCACCAGGCCGATGCCTTCTGGCTCGCGGCCGAGTGCGAACAGGTGACCGGGAAGCAGCGCAGACCGAAGTCAGAGAACTGA
- a CDS encoding cation:dicarboxylase symporter family transporter — protein MSVPAEAAAPRKWYQFSLTQQILLGLVVGVLLGWWMSGQTPEARQGWNEWLGVVRDIFLHLIKVMIAPLIFASVVQGFAGTGDMKKVGRIGWKALLYFEVVTTFALLVGLVVVNVVKPGAGVVLAANAAQSTAGLAKPLTLGEIITHMFPVSVMDAMARNDVLQVVVFAVLFAMAVIAAGEAGKPVFTFFGSLTQVMFKFAGLIMKFAPFGVGAAIAVTIGAQGLGSLVTLAKLVFTLYGALVIFVVFVFGTVIWLAKVPLRPFVKAVREPFTLAFATANSEAALPKAFENMEKVGVPRGIVGFVLPAGYSFNLDGSTLHLAVASVFVAQAAETTTGIHFTIEQQITMMLVLMLTSKGVAAVPRASFVVLIAALESFKLPLAGAFLILGVDALLDMARTSVNVLGNCLASVVVARWEGEFDDQKAAAFLADTGPKA, from the coding sequence ATGTCCGTTCCCGCCGAGGCCGCCGCACCGCGCAAGTGGTATCAATTCTCCCTCACGCAGCAGATCCTGCTCGGCCTCGTCGTCGGCGTGTTGCTCGGGTGGTGGATGAGCGGCCAGACGCCGGAGGCGAGGCAGGGATGGAACGAGTGGCTGGGCGTCGTGCGCGACATCTTCCTTCACCTGATCAAGGTGATGATCGCCCCATTGATCTTCGCGAGCGTCGTGCAGGGCTTCGCCGGCACGGGCGACATGAAGAAGGTCGGCCGCATCGGCTGGAAGGCGCTGCTCTATTTCGAGGTCGTCACGACCTTCGCTCTGCTGGTCGGCCTGGTGGTCGTCAATGTCGTGAAGCCCGGGGCGGGCGTGGTGCTGGCGGCCAACGCGGCCCAGTCGACCGCCGGCCTGGCGAAGCCGCTGACCCTCGGCGAGATCATCACCCACATGTTCCCGGTGAGCGTGATGGACGCCATGGCGCGCAACGACGTGCTGCAGGTCGTGGTCTTCGCGGTGCTTTTCGCCATGGCGGTCATCGCGGCGGGCGAGGCCGGCAAGCCCGTGTTCACGTTCTTCGGCAGCCTGACCCAGGTGATGTTCAAGTTTGCCGGTCTCATCATGAAGTTCGCGCCGTTCGGCGTGGGGGCGGCCATCGCGGTGACGATCGGGGCGCAGGGTCTCGGCTCGCTGGTGACGCTGGCCAAGCTGGTGTTCACGCTCTACGGCGCGCTGGTCATTTTCGTGGTGTTCGTCTTCGGCACGGTGATCTGGCTGGCGAAGGTGCCGCTGCGGCCCTTCGTCAAGGCGGTGCGGGAGCCGTTCACGCTGGCCTTTGCCACCGCCAACAGCGAGGCCGCCCTGCCCAAGGCCTTTGAGAACATGGAGAAGGTCGGCGTGCCGCGCGGCATCGTCGGCTTCGTGCTGCCGGCGGGCTACTCGTTCAACCTCGACGGCTCCACGCTGCACCTCGCGGTCGCGTCCGTCTTCGTGGCCCAGGCGGCCGAGACCACGACCGGCATCCATTTCACCATCGAGCAGCAAATCACGATGATGCTGGTGCTCATGCTGACCTCCAAGGGCGTCGCGGCCGTGCCGCGGGCGTCGTTCGTGGTGCTGATCGCGGCGCTGGAGTCGTTCAAGCTCCCGCTCGCCGGTGCCTTCCTCATCCTCGGCGTCGACGCCCTGCTGGACATGGCCCGCACCTCGGTGAACGTCCTCGGCAACTGTCTGGCCAGCGTCGTGGTGGCCCGCTGGGAGGGGGAGTTTGATGATCAAAAAGCCGCCGCTTTCTTGGCGGACACCGGCCCGAAGGCCTGA
- a CDS encoding PA0069 family radical SAM protein yields MNARPPSTAIPGRGPNLNPANRFEPIHVAPDGEWLDAEFAATGSVPHPRTQFFHDATESLLTHHDSPDLGMGWGLNCYRGCEHGCAYCFARPYHDYLGWSSGLEFETKILVKSRAPALLRAELAARKWKPAPILMSGVTDCYQPAERHFRLTRQCLEVLAEFRQPVGILTKNFLVTRDLDLLAELARWQCVAVNLTIVTLDSDLAGKLEPRAARPEHRLRAIKLLADAGVPVGVMVAPVIPGLTDHELPGILAAAAAAGARRAGYVTLRLPYAVKDVFLQWLDDHEPGKKERVLSRIRDLRGGKLYDATFGTRLRGEGIFAEQISQMFEVACRRAGLNREEAPLSTAHFRRPGGVQLELL; encoded by the coding sequence ATGAACGCGCGCCCGCCTTCCACCGCCATCCCCGGCCGCGGCCCCAACCTCAATCCCGCGAATCGCTTTGAGCCGATCCACGTCGCGCCCGACGGCGAGTGGCTCGATGCCGAGTTCGCGGCCACGGGGTCGGTGCCGCACCCGCGCACGCAGTTTTTTCACGACGCCACCGAATCGCTCCTGACCCATCACGACAGCCCCGACCTGGGTATGGGCTGGGGGCTCAACTGCTACCGCGGCTGCGAGCACGGCTGCGCCTACTGCTTCGCCCGGCCCTATCACGACTACCTCGGCTGGAGCAGCGGCCTGGAGTTCGAGACCAAGATCCTCGTCAAGAGCCGCGCGCCCGCGTTGCTGCGGGCCGAGCTGGCGGCACGGAAATGGAAGCCCGCGCCGATTTTGATGAGCGGCGTCACCGACTGCTACCAGCCGGCCGAGCGCCATTTCCGGCTGACGCGGCAGTGCCTGGAGGTGCTGGCCGAGTTCCGCCAGCCCGTCGGCATCCTCACGAAGAACTTCCTCGTCACCCGCGACCTCGACCTGCTTGCCGAGCTGGCGCGCTGGCAGTGCGTGGCCGTCAACCTGACCATCGTCACGCTGGACTCCGACCTGGCGGGCAAGCTCGAGCCGCGCGCCGCCCGGCCCGAGCACCGCCTGCGGGCCATCAAGCTGCTCGCCGATGCCGGCGTGCCGGTCGGGGTCATGGTGGCACCGGTGATTCCCGGGCTGACCGATCACGAGTTGCCCGGCATCCTGGCCGCGGCGGCCGCGGCGGGCGCCCGCCGCGCCGGTTACGTGACGCTCAGGCTGCCCTACGCGGTGAAGGATGTTTTCCTCCAGTGGCTCGACGACCACGAGCCGGGCAAGAAGGAGCGTGTGCTCTCGCGAATCCGCGACCTGCGCGGCGGCAAGCTCTACGATGCCACCTTCGGCACGCGCCTGCGGGGCGAGGGCATCTTCGCCGAGCAGATCAGCCAGATGTTCGAGGTGGCCTGCCGCCGCGCGGGGCTCAACCGGGAGGAGGCGCCGCTCTCCACGGCGCACTTCCGCCGGCCGGGCGGGGTGCAGTTGGAGCTGCTGTAA
- a CDS encoding PPK2 family polyphosphate kinase: MEKQPVVITGRIRLKRFDPAYCGGRDKAATKARTEQLGRRIGELQPKLHANARHAVLLIFQGMDASGKDGAIRTVLQYVNPAGVQTANFKVPSAEESAHDFLWRIHQAVPRRGSIGVFNRSHYEAVLAERVLGLVPKQVWRARYGQIVDFERMLVANGVVVLKFYLHLSRREQAARFKERLANPEKNWKFSHADVATRQHWDDYIAAYEDMLNATSHPAARWCLVPADRNWYRDHVIAATVHRALKALKLKWPKPAEWQARVRVK, from the coding sequence ATGGAAAAACAACCGGTCGTCATCACAGGCAGGATCAGACTCAAGCGTTTCGACCCGGCCTACTGCGGCGGGCGGGACAAGGCGGCGACCAAGGCGCGGACCGAGCAACTCGGCCGGCGGATCGGAGAGCTGCAGCCGAAACTCCACGCGAACGCCCGCCACGCGGTGCTCCTGATCTTCCAGGGCATGGACGCCAGCGGCAAGGACGGCGCCATCCGCACCGTGCTGCAATACGTCAACCCGGCCGGCGTCCAGACCGCTAACTTCAAGGTGCCCTCGGCGGAGGAAAGCGCGCACGACTTCCTGTGGCGCATCCACCAGGCGGTGCCGCGGCGGGGCAGCATCGGAGTCTTCAACCGTTCCCACTACGAGGCCGTGCTCGCCGAGCGGGTGCTGGGCCTCGTCCCCAAGCAAGTCTGGCGGGCGCGCTACGGGCAGATCGTGGATTTCGAGCGCATGCTGGTGGCCAACGGCGTGGTGGTGCTCAAGTTCTACCTGCACCTCAGCCGGCGCGAGCAGGCCGCCCGGTTCAAGGAGCGGCTGGCCAATCCGGAGAAGAACTGGAAGTTTTCCCACGCTGACGTGGCAACGCGCCAGCACTGGGACGACTACATCGCGGCCTACGAGGACATGCTCAACGCGACGAGCCATCCCGCCGCCCGCTGGTGTCTCGTCCCCGCCGATCGCAACTGGTATCGCGACCACGTCATCGCCGCCACGGTCCACCGCGCCCTGAAGGCGCTGAAGCTGAAGTGGCCCAAACCGGCCGAGTGGCAGGCGCGGGTGCGGGTAAAGTAG
- a CDS encoding MBL fold metallo-hydrolase, translating to MKNTAILPGLCLGLALLPAAFAGAKDGTLDVYWIDSEGGGSTLIVTPAGESVLIDTGNPGGRDPGRIVAAAKAAGLERLDYVLLTHYHVDHFGGGAEVAAQLPVGAIYERGIPPGDPDGRTPSTFPLQIKPWRDLPVRREKLAPGVVLPLRAAPGGAAFELRCLAADQRQVAPTAAQLRVTNSRPLPPPPHAVDPTDNDNSAVFLLSFGGFRFFDGGDLTWDREARLVSPHNVVGPVDVYQTDHHGLEVSNNPVLLQSLAPTVCVMNNGPTKGGKPETFAGLKTVASLQALYQVHKSMNVSAAANAPDEFIANLEEFKPADGCPGNLIKLSVAPDGRSYTVTVPARGHARTYATTTK from the coding sequence ATGAAAAACACCGCGATCCTGCCCGGTCTGTGTCTTGGCCTCGCCCTCCTGCCCGCCGCCTTCGCCGGAGCGAAGGACGGCACCCTCGATGTCTATTGGATCGACAGCGAGGGCGGCGGTTCGACGCTCATCGTCACGCCGGCCGGCGAATCCGTGTTGATCGACACGGGCAATCCCGGCGGGCGCGACCCGGGGCGCATCGTGGCAGCGGCGAAGGCCGCGGGGTTGGAACGGCTCGATTACGTGCTGCTCACGCATTACCACGTGGATCACTTCGGCGGCGGCGCGGAAGTGGCGGCGCAACTGCCCGTCGGCGCCATCTACGAGCGCGGCATTCCCCCGGGCGATCCCGATGGTCGCACCCCGTCCACCTTTCCGCTGCAGATCAAGCCCTGGCGCGACCTCCCGGTCCGCCGCGAAAAGCTGGCGCCGGGCGTGGTGCTGCCGCTGCGCGCGGCTCCCGGGGGCGCGGCCTTCGAGCTCCGCTGCCTCGCCGCCGACCAGCGACAGGTCGCCCCGACGGCCGCCCAGCTCCGCGTGACGAATTCCCGCCCGCTGCCGCCGCCCCCGCACGCCGTCGACCCGACCGACAACGACAACAGCGCCGTCTTCCTGCTTTCGTTCGGCGGCTTCCGGTTCTTCGACGGTGGCGACCTCACCTGGGACCGGGAGGCCCGCCTGGTCTCGCCGCACAATGTCGTCGGCCCGGTGGACGTCTATCAGACCGACCACCACGGCCTCGAGGTCAGCAACAACCCCGTGCTGCTGCAGAGCCTCGCCCCGACCGTGTGCGTGATGAACAACGGCCCGACCAAGGGCGGCAAGCCCGAGACCTTCGCCGGCCTGAAGACCGTCGCTTCGCTGCAGGCCCTCTACCAGGTGCACAAGAGCATGAACGTGTCGGCCGCGGCCAACGCCCCCGACGAATTCATCGCCAACCTCGAGGAGTTCAAGCCGGCCGATGGCTGCCCGGGCAACCTGATCAAGCTCTCCGTCGCGCCCGACGGCCGGAGTTACACCGTGACGGTTCCCGCCCGCGGACACGCGCGCACCTACGCCACCACGACGAAATAG
- a CDS encoding DUF3309 domain-containing protein, protein MNPLLLIIILILLFGGGGFYIGGPVYGGSGLGLILLICIIVWLFGGFGGSAKK, encoded by the coding sequence ATGAATCCACTGCTCCTGATCATCATCCTCATCCTTCTTTTCGGTGGTGGTGGTTTCTACATCGGCGGACCGGTCTACGGTGGCAGCGGCCTCGGCCTGATCCTGCTGATCTGTATCATCGTCTGGCTCTTCGGCGGCTTCGGCGGCAGCGCAAAGAAATAA
- a CDS encoding hemolysin family protein, which produces MHSLLGFSLEILCILALVAANGFFVAAEFALVKVRASQLRPMARTGGWQVRLALKATEHLDAALSATQLGITLASLGLGWVGEPFLAHRLAPLLAKFNVTDPAAVSSISFATAFVVITFLHIIFGELAPKSLAIQRSKGVVLWVAAPLLGFYYVFFPFIWALNGLANLFLRWAGLGPAGEGDHAFSAEELEYVFSHARHSHPGDALINKLMVQSLRARATQARHIMRPRDQVVALWLDQPLAENLRTAQTSGHSRFPVCSGSLDKVEGLLLVREWLWQISVLGPDTPFEPLVREVVEFELTTPLHTMIERFRTSRSHLAVVLDDKQALAGLVTFEDVLEEIVGDIRDEFDIESGPVYERSAHAITVSGTLTMRELQAETGWPLEWTPRETVAAWVHRHLGRVPKRDDHTTVGEYRISVLEANAERARRVKIERAAGHTHLPM; this is translated from the coding sequence ATGCACTCCCTGCTCGGCTTCTCCCTCGAAATCCTCTGCATCCTCGCGCTGGTGGCGGCGAACGGTTTTTTCGTGGCCGCCGAGTTCGCGCTGGTGAAGGTCCGTGCCAGCCAGCTTCGGCCGATGGCCAGGACGGGCGGCTGGCAGGTGCGCCTGGCGCTCAAGGCCACCGAACATCTCGACGCCGCGCTCTCCGCCACCCAGCTCGGCATCACCCTGGCGAGTCTCGGCCTCGGCTGGGTGGGCGAACCCTTCCTGGCACACCGGCTCGCGCCCCTGCTGGCAAAATTCAACGTCACGGACCCGGCCGCCGTCTCGTCGATCTCCTTCGCGACAGCGTTCGTCGTCATCACCTTCCTGCACATTATTTTTGGTGAGCTGGCGCCAAAGTCCCTTGCCATCCAGCGGTCCAAGGGCGTCGTGCTTTGGGTGGCGGCGCCGCTGCTGGGCTTCTATTACGTCTTCTTCCCGTTCATCTGGGCGCTGAACGGTCTGGCGAATCTCTTCCTGCGCTGGGCCGGCCTCGGGCCGGCGGGCGAGGGCGACCATGCCTTCAGTGCCGAGGAGCTGGAATACGTCTTCAGCCACGCCCGCCATTCCCATCCGGGCGACGCCCTCATCAACAAGCTCATGGTGCAGTCCCTCCGCGCCCGCGCGACCCAGGCCCGGCACATCATGCGCCCGCGCGACCAGGTCGTCGCCCTCTGGCTCGACCAGCCGCTGGCTGAGAATCTCCGCACCGCCCAGACCAGCGGCCACAGCCGCTTCCCCGTCTGCTCCGGCTCGCTCGACAAGGTCGAGGGCCTGCTCCTTGTCCGCGAGTGGCTCTGGCAGATCAGCGTGCTCGGCCCTGACACGCCCTTCGAGCCGCTCGTACGCGAGGTTGTCGAGTTCGAGCTGACCACGCCCCTCCACACCATGATCGAGCGCTTCCGCACCTCGCGCAGCCACCTCGCCGTCGTGCTCGACGACAAGCAGGCGCTCGCCGGCCTCGTCACCTTCGAGGACGTCCTCGAGGAGATCGTCGGTGACATCCGCGACGAGTTCGACATCGAGAGCGGCCCGGTCTACGAGCGTTCCGCGCACGCCATCACGGTCAGCGGCACGCTCACCATGCGCGAGCTGCAGGCCGAGACCGGCTGGCCGCTGGAGTGGACGCCGCGCGAGACGGTCGCCGCCTGGGTGCACCGCCACCTGGGCCGCGTGCCCAAGCGCGACGACCACACGACCGTCGGTGAATACCGGATCAGCGTGCTCGAGGCCAACGCCGAGCGCGCCCGCCGCGTCAAGATCGAGCGCGCCGCCGGCCACACCCATCTGCCGATGTGA
- a CDS encoding phosphoribosylaminoimidazolesuccinocarboxamide synthase has translation MTFAEIDSSLPQTAVTTIDGLPFPRIASGKVREIFDLGDALLLVATDRLSAFDVILPDGIPGKGAILTQMSHWWFAQTAHLIPNHLLPDQTGEFARRGITSRDLQLRSMIVRKLKPLAIECVARGYLIGSGWSSYQKTGEVCGNRLPAGLPQAGKLPAPIFTPTTKAPKGQHDEPINDAQGAATVGEELYARVKAHSLALYAFGHDRARQAGMILADTKFEFGTDATGKLFLIDEVLTPDSSRYWPADEYRTGISPPSYDKQFVRDHLLALKWDQKPPGPRLPADVIRRTRDKYLAALKNLIG, from the coding sequence ATGACTTTCGCCGAGATCGACTCCTCCCTGCCCCAAACCGCCGTCACCACCATCGACGGCCTCCCCTTCCCCCGGATCGCCTCCGGCAAGGTCCGCGAGATCTTCGACCTCGGCGACGCGCTGCTCCTCGTCGCCACCGACCGGCTGTCGGCGTTCGACGTCATCCTGCCCGACGGCATTCCCGGCAAGGGCGCCATCCTCACGCAGATGAGCCACTGGTGGTTCGCACAGACCGCGCACCTCATCCCCAACCACCTGCTGCCCGACCAGACCGGCGAATTCGCCCGCCGCGGGATCACCAGCCGCGACCTGCAGCTCCGCAGCATGATCGTCCGCAAGCTCAAACCCCTCGCCATCGAGTGCGTCGCCCGCGGCTACCTCATCGGCAGCGGCTGGTCGTCCTACCAGAAGACGGGCGAGGTTTGCGGCAACCGCCTGCCCGCCGGCCTGCCCCAAGCGGGCAAGCTCCCCGCGCCCATCTTCACCCCGACCACGAAGGCCCCGAAGGGCCAGCACGACGAGCCGATCAACGACGCCCAGGGCGCCGCCACCGTCGGCGAAGAACTCTACGCCCGGGTCAAGGCCCACAGCCTCGCGCTCTATGCATTCGGCCATGACCGCGCGAGACAGGCTGGCATGATCCTGGCCGACACCAAGTTCGAGTTCGGCACCGACGCCACCGGGAAACTGTTCCTGATCGACGAGGTGCTCACGCCCGACTCGTCGCGCTACTGGCCCGCGGACGAGTATCGCACCGGCATCTCGCCGCCCAGCTACGACAAGCAGTTCGTCCGCGACCACCTGCTCGCGCTCAAGTGGGACCAGAAGCCGCCCGGCCCGCGGCTCCCGGCCGACGTCATCCGCCGCACCCGGGACAAATATCTCGCGGCGCTGAAAAACCTGATTGGGTAA
- a CDS encoding glycosyltransferase family 2 protein gives MAVLILLGWLAVGREVFRGNRRMRRLATLAAPAPAVWPRVSVVFAARNEAATIGAAVPTMLALDYPDLEVIAVNDRSEDDTGAILKRLAAADPRLKVVHVTELPAGWLGKNHALADGGEAATGEWILFTDADIHFRPDVLRRAVAHARAYSLDHLAAIPALQAGGTWLGICVAAFSLVFALFVRPWRVPDPTSRCHGGIGAFNLVRTSTYRKLGGHVPLHLRPDDDLKLGKLMKSGGFSEIVHGARALSVAWYPTVGDLVRGLEKNAFAGTDYRWWLILAGLAGHAAGVFWPFAALFCTTGEVRWCYAAAVAVMLLLAADHQRFAGGRWWHGLFLPAGIAVLDYAIVRSTVLTLWRRGIIWRGTFYSLRELKENRL, from the coding sequence TTGGCCGTCTTGATCCTGCTGGGCTGGCTGGCAGTCGGCCGGGAAGTGTTCCGGGGCAACCGCCGGATGCGCCGCCTCGCCACGCTCGCGGCGCCGGCCCCGGCCGTCTGGCCGCGCGTGTCGGTCGTGTTCGCCGCGCGCAACGAGGCCGCCACCATCGGCGCGGCCGTGCCGACCATGCTGGCGCTCGACTACCCCGACCTGGAGGTCATCGCGGTCAACGACCGCTCGGAGGACGACACCGGCGCGATCCTCAAACGGCTGGCCGCCGCCGATCCGCGGCTGAAGGTGGTGCACGTCACCGAGCTGCCCGCGGGCTGGCTGGGCAAGAACCACGCCCTGGCCGACGGCGGCGAGGCCGCCACGGGCGAATGGATCCTCTTCACCGACGCGGACATTCATTTCCGGCCGGATGTGTTGCGGCGCGCGGTCGCCCACGCCCGGGCCTACAGCCTGGACCATCTCGCCGCCATCCCGGCGCTGCAGGCGGGCGGGACCTGGCTCGGGATTTGCGTGGCGGCGTTCAGCCTGGTGTTCGCCCTATTTGTGCGGCCCTGGCGGGTGCCCGACCCGACCAGCCGCTGCCACGGCGGCATCGGTGCCTTCAACCTGGTGCGAACCTCCACCTACCGAAAGCTGGGCGGGCATGTGCCGCTGCACCTGCGGCCGGACGATGACCTCAAACTCGGCAAGCTGATGAAATCGGGCGGCTTCAGCGAGATCGTGCACGGCGCCAGGGCCCTGTCGGTGGCGTGGTATCCCACGGTCGGCGACCTGGTCCGCGGGCTGGAGAAGAATGCCTTTGCGGGCACGGATTACCGATGGTGGCTGATCCTGGCCGGGTTGGCGGGCCATGCCGCCGGCGTGTTCTGGCCGTTCGCGGCGTTGTTTTGCACGACGGGGGAGGTGCGCTGGTGCTACGCGGCGGCGGTCGCCGTGATGCTCCTGCTCGCGGCGGACCACCAGCGCTTCGCCGGCGGCCGGTGGTGGCACGGGCTGTTCCTTCCGGCCGGGATCGCGGTGCTGGACTACGCCATCGTCCGCTCGACGGTGCTGACGCTCTGGCGGCGCGGCATCATCTGGCGCGGGACTTTCTATTCCTTGCGCGAGCTGAAGGAAAACCGGCTGTAG
- a CDS encoding NAD(P)H-dependent oxidoreductase: MLKIAIIIGSTRPGRNGAAVAKWAYELARRRTDAKFELVDITDYNLPLLDEPVPPSMGQYSQPHTKKWAAKIASFDAYVFVTPEYNHATSGALKNAIDYLYAEWNNKAAGFIGYGGMSGARAVENLRLIMAELQIATVRAQVGLSLFLDFENFSAFKPDPRQEKSVAAMLDQVIAWGGALKTLREK; this comes from the coding sequence ATGCTCAAAATCGCCATCATCATCGGAAGTACGCGGCCTGGTCGCAATGGAGCGGCCGTGGCTAAATGGGCTTACGAACTCGCGCGCCGTCGCACCGACGCGAAATTCGAGCTCGTGGACATCACAGACTACAACTTGCCGCTCCTGGACGAGCCGGTCCCGCCGAGCATGGGCCAATATTCACAGCCGCACACCAAGAAGTGGGCGGCGAAGATCGCGTCATTTGATGCGTATGTCTTTGTGACTCCGGAATACAACCACGCGACCTCCGGAGCATTGAAAAACGCGATCGATTACCTCTACGCGGAATGGAACAACAAGGCTGCGGGATTCATCGGCTATGGCGGCATGTCAGGTGCCCGTGCGGTCGAAAATCTTCGACTGATCATGGCGGAACTGCAAATCGCGACGGTGCGGGCCCAAGTTGGGCTCTCCTTGTTTTTGGATTTCGAAAACTTCAGTGCTTTCAAGCCCGATCCGCGCCAGGAAAAATCCGTCGCCGCGATGCTCGATCAGGTGATCGCTTGGGGCGGTGCGTTGAAGACGTTGCGCGAGAAATAG
- a CDS encoding HD family phosphohydrolase, translated as MDSTASREPPDDLNRRLAELNQIGVALSQEKDLARLLELILLAAKKITNADGGTLYRRHADQPDALVFEIIRTDSLGVAMGGTTGVKIPFPPIQLRDSRGRDNNSMVVAYAVLKDRTVNIADAHQEKGFDFSGTKAFDRHTGYHSQSFLTVPMKNHEDEIIGVLQLINAKDRATGTIVPFSETDQRLAESLASQAAVALTNRLLISQLENLFESFVSLLNKAIDEKSPYTGGHCHRVPVLTMLLAEAVHETKSGPHALWHLTDLDRYELKIAALLHDCGKVTTPVHVVDKATKLQTLFDRIHLIDTRFEILKRDAEIAALKAAREPGANAKAIDQAYRGRLWEIQEDREFLRLCNIGGETMTPQAQARVHDIATKYRWRNPLGEPVDFLTADEVENLTIRAGTLTAAERQVINHHITVTIQMLEALPWPRHLQNVPEYAGGHHERMDGKGYPRGLKGDQMSVQARIMGIADIFEALTARDRPYKPGKTLTESLYILGHMRLNGHIDPDLFDIFIRQRVYERYAKDYLDPAQIDEVDVKKIPGYSGD; from the coding sequence ATGGACAGCACGGCCAGTCGCGAACCCCCGGACGATCTCAATCGCCGGCTCGCGGAGCTAAACCAGATCGGCGTCGCGCTGTCGCAGGAAAAAGACCTCGCCCGGCTGCTGGAACTCATTCTGCTCGCCGCGAAGAAAATCACCAACGCCGACGGCGGCACGCTCTACCGCCGGCACGCCGACCAGCCCGACGCGCTGGTCTTCGAGATCATCCGCACCGACTCGCTCGGCGTCGCCATGGGCGGCACCACCGGCGTCAAGATTCCGTTCCCGCCGATCCAGCTGCGCGACAGTCGCGGCCGGGACAACAACTCCATGGTCGTCGCCTACGCCGTGCTGAAGGACCGCACGGTCAACATCGCGGACGCCCACCAGGAGAAGGGCTTCGATTTCTCCGGCACCAAGGCCTTCGACCGCCACACCGGCTACCATTCGCAGTCGTTCCTCACCGTCCCGATGAAGAACCATGAGGACGAGATCATCGGCGTCCTCCAGCTCATCAACGCCAAGGACCGCGCCACCGGCACCATCGTGCCGTTCAGCGAGACCGACCAGCGCCTGGCCGAGTCACTCGCCTCGCAGGCCGCCGTCGCGCTGACCAACCGCCTGCTCATCTCGCAGCTCGAGAATCTCTTCGAGTCGTTCGTCAGCCTGCTCAACAAGGCCATCGACGAAAAGTCGCCTTACACCGGCGGGCACTGCCACCGGGTGCCCGTGCTCACCATGCTCCTGGCCGAAGCGGTGCACGAGACCAAGTCGGGGCCGCACGCACTCTGGCACCTGACCGACCTCGACCGCTACGAGCTCAAGATCGCCGCGCTGCTCCACGATTGCGGCAAGGTCACGACGCCCGTCCACGTCGTCGACAAGGCCACCAAGCTCCAGACGCTCTTCGATCGCATCCATCTCATCGACACCCGCTTCGAGATCCTCAAGCGCGATGCCGAGATCGCCGCGCTCAAGGCCGCCCGCGAGCCGGGCGCGAACGCCAAGGCCATCGACCAGGCCTACCGCGGCCGCCTCTGGGAGATCCAGGAGGACCGAGAGTTTCTCCGCCTCTGCAACATCGGGGGCGAGACCATGACCCCGCAGGCCCAGGCCCGCGTCCACGACATCGCGACGAAATACCGCTGGCGCAACCCGCTGGGCGAACCGGTGGATTTTCTCACGGCCGACGAGGTCGAGAACCTCACCATCCGCGCCGGCACGCTCACCGCCGCCGAGCGGCAGGTCATCAACCACCACATCACCGTCACCATCCAGATGCTCGAGGCGCTGCCCTGGCCGCGCCACCTGCAGAACGTTCCCGAATACGCCGGCGGCCACCACGAGCGCATGGACGGCAAGGGTTATCCGCGCGGCCTGAAGGGCGACCAGATGTCGGTGCAGGCGCGCATCATGGGCATCGCGGACATCTTCGAGGCGCTCACCGCGCGCGACCGGCCCTACAAGCCCGGCAAGACGCTCACCGAGTCGCTCTACATCCTCGGCCACATGCGGCTCAACGGCCACATCGATCCTGACCTGTTCGACATCTTCATCCGGCAGCGTGTCTACGAGCGCTACGCCAAGGACTACCTCGACCCCGCGCAGATCGACGAAGTGGACGTGAAGAAAATCCCGGGCTACTCCGGCGACTAG